The genomic segment CGACTAAAGCAACGAACAGAGAGATCGATACCTTCTGCTGCTAAGAGTTAACTTAAAGCGTCCGGTGTGCATCAGTATGTGATGTTCTGTCGTGTTGTCTGGCAGAGTTTGATGCTGTCCATCGCCAAAGGTTtactggaggaggaagagagggagcgagagaaggagaggacgAGGTACATGGCTGAGAACTGCCCTCCTGTGTCCATGCCCAGGAGCATGCAGGAGCTGCAGGTACGTGATACAGCGTTCGACTGCAGAAGATTAGTTACTGTATTTATTCCTCCATAGAACATGCAGTTGCAGTGTTTTCAGCTTTAACATCGtcttataaaatgtgacacaacaTGTATGTACATAACAGAATTAAAACCCACCTGAATTCAGTGTAAACGTATGGAATTGAACTCTCTGGCATTTTATGTGTGTAAAGAAATAACAACGAGTGAGGGCTGTCAGATTTAGTTGATATTGTGATGCATGGTTTGGGTCCATTGTGacgatgttgctgatgtttgtgttCAGGAGCTGTGCAGAGAGATCCACCACAAGATCGACGTGATCGATGAGGAGCGATACAACCTGGAGATGAAAGTCAATAAATCCGACAAGGAGGTAGATTATATGAAATTATTTAAAGACTTAACCCCTGCAGAACCTTCAGTGGCTCCGTCCTCATAAACTcacacaactttattttaaaatctagGCTCCAGAGTTTCCAAAGATAGCGAGTATGTCATGTTGAATTTTGGGGGAAATGCGTATAAAATGATTCGAAATACAATACTGCTCCCCAGAGGGTGATGTGATTGGATTTTAATTACTTTCTCCACTCCCAACCTCAGgacaaacattacatttttagctAATCTTTTAACTGCTAAGGCTTTAGGGAAAGAATAAAGGGATATTTTTTGTTCTATCCATTTTGCAGTGTAATAGAAGTATATCAATGGCTCCCTTCATGCCACTGAAAGGCAAGCCATAAGCTATGTTTGAAAATTGCTCAAATTCAAATGGAAATCTAAAAGCAAGATCATGGTCCAAAGAGGTTGAGAAACCCTGCGATATTTAGttctcagtgtttttattttctttctgtactTGGTCGTAAATATCACTTTTCTGATGGCTTCCCATCAACAGTCAGTGCTGAAGCTGTTTGTAGTAAATCCAGACTTCATTTTCCATCATGGCCTCTGTACCGTCTCCCCTCTCCAGATCGACGACCTGAAGATCAAAGTTCAGGACCTGATGGGCAAGTTCAAGAAGCCCGTCCTGAGGAAAGTACGTATGTCCGCTGACGCCATGCTGAAAGCTCTGCTGGGCTCCAAGCACACGGTCAACATGGACCTGAGGGCCAACCTGAAGCAGGTCAAGAAGGAGGTGAAAGAGGAGGTGAGGAACTGCCTGGCCTCGTTTTATAAACTTTTCTTGACAGAAGCAGCTCAGTTTTATGAGTCAGCAGACACGGAGCCCTGTGGAGGAAGTGAAGTATATAAGATACGTAATTTTCTATAGAAACCTGCGCTCCAGCAGGGACAGGGTTCATACCACTGGCATTTTTTCCCAACATTTGACCATCCTGATTAGATGAATAGTTTTAGAACCCACTTCCATCAACCTGCAATGATGTGATGGAGTAGAAAACCAAGGTTTTGATGTTAAAGTCCTCACTGTGCTCAATCAAAGACCTTCGTAACTTCATACAGTCTGGATTAAGTCGCTTTGGTCTTTCTGGCAGTAAAATCATATTTGTTTCATGCTTTCAATATCAAAAACATCTCCACACTACATACTGTAGAGTGGTGGACATAATAACAAcctgttttcattcctttaaCTCTGATTCATTCTGAATTACATATGATACTGAGAACGTCCTCCTTAATCTTTTTACTCTTCATTGCATGGCCTGCTGGGGTCACTCCTTTGTAtttcacaacaaacacaatcatTACACTGTATAGTAAATCAATATAAACGTAACTGACTCTAACTACCTTTGTCATTAgctattgttattttttaaactgccaTTACCTCATCGATATGCTAATTTCAACCCCTTTTTGTGAAGGCTAGTGTCAGGTAGGTCTCCAGTCAAAAGGAAAGTAGGATTACCAGACCAGTTATAGTGTACTCACACCTTTATCTAAAACTAAAAGTTTCATGAAGCCACCTGGTCCCGCTCTGACTGTTGGTCATCTTGGTGTTTCAGGATAAGGAACTTCGTGACGTCGTTGACTGGCGTAAAAACATTGAAGACAAATCTGGCATGGACGGGAGGAAGAAGATGTTTGAGTCTGAGGCTTGAATCAGTGTCTTATCTGACGAAAACTGCATCTGCTCTTAACAAACCCGCAGtattttcagtctgtttttcatCGACTGGTTTAATCAGAAAAGCATTTCGATagcacaaatacatattttgaacTACCATGTAAGCTGCAGAAACTTTGACCGAATAAACAAGCGACACCTGCTGAAGGAGCCGTTTTGTCAAGCTTACTGGGATTTGCACATATTTGTTGTAAATACATACAACTGAAAGATTGTTACAGAAAATAGTCATCGTCATTAATACTTACAGAGCTCAAGAGAGGACAAATCTCAATCTTACCTTTTTATTAATGCCATTTTAATTAGTCTAAAACAAAACTTCTAAATAACAGACATAAATATCATGATGGCTTAAATTTGTTTACTGTTACAgatattcacatttattttcctcAGGGCTAATGTCTACCTGTTATTACCAGTTCAAATACCAGTTCAACACGGTGCCTGTTTCGTTAACAGAATAGGTTATCAGGCTTCTCGTTtgtcagctgaaatgacaaatgtttctTGCTGATTTTATCAGTACCAACCAGGTACCATTCATTCCATAATTTGGCCAAACTACAAAAGGAAACGCTCGGCTTCTGTCTGATAAATTTACTCTACAGGCCACGACTGTTCCCTAAGGAAAGAAAGACCTGTATTTGAAGAACTGAAAAGTGAGTGCACTGTGAGTTTTTGGTTGTAAATCTTTAGGATCTTAGCTAGCTGAACCTGGACCCTGATACGCTAACAGACGAAACACGGACGTTTCAGTCAAGAATATTAAAATGCGAATTCACTGGATGGCAGCCGATCTTCTTAGTGACTTTTGTGGATGCTACAAAGTGTTTTTAGAAATTCAAGGACGTGTTCCTCCTTCATCCAGCCTGATGGTTTGCCCCCCTTCTTACAGCCAACAGGGCCATTTATTATGAAATGGTTCCTGAAATTCACCCTAGGGAATATGAAATATGGTGGAATGCTGTTCCCTGTTGCAGAAACTGCACATGAAAGTGTCCCTCGCTCTGCAGAGGTGAGGGACCCGATTAGTTTGAAGCAACAACTCTAGTTGGTCTGTGGACCGTGGACACCCCCGTTTCGTCCATTTCCCACACGTCACTGGGTTGAAATTTGTGCCTCTGCATGGCAACGTCAaggttgttaataaaaaaaactacattttctt from the Siniperca chuatsi isolate FFG_IHB_CAS linkage group LG4, ASM2008510v1, whole genome shotgun sequence genome contains:
- the tnni2a.1 gene encoding troponin I type 2a (skeletal, fast), tandem duplicate 1 isoform X2; its protein translation is MSEKKMSSSRKHHLKSLMLSIAKGLLEEEEREREKERTRYMAENCPPVSMPRSMQELQELCREIHHKIDVIDEERYNLEMKVNKSDKEIDDLKIKVQDLMGKFKKPVLRKVRMSADAMLKALLGSKHTVNMDLRANLKQVKKEVKEEDKELRDVVDWRKNIEDKSGMDGRKKMFESEA
- the tnni2a.1 gene encoding troponin I type 2a (skeletal, fast), tandem duplicate 1 isoform X1, which translates into the protein MFSKLFRKKMSSSRKHHLKSLMLSIAKGLLEEEEREREKERTRYMAENCPPVSMPRSMQELQELCREIHHKIDVIDEERYNLEMKVNKSDKEIDDLKIKVQDLMGKFKKPVLRKVRMSADAMLKALLGSKHTVNMDLRANLKQVKKEVKEEDKELRDVVDWRKNIEDKSGMDGRKKMFESEA